The nucleotide sequence GGCCGTCCCTCCGGTCAGAGAACGAACGGGAAGCTAGCAGCGGAAGGGGGGGCGACCAAGCCCACATCGTGCTTGGTGGGGCCGCAGCCGGAAGGTATTCTGGGTCAAGTCCCATTCCCGCCATGCCGATAGGCACTGCGTCGGTAGGACAGTGCCGCATGGTCGCGGTGCGGTTGAGCGGAGGCTCGAGAAGATGCTGGTCCTAACAAGGAAGTTAGGAGAGAACATTCGAATCGGTGATTCCGTGAAGATCACCGTGCTCGAGGTTCGATCCGGTCAGGTGAAGCTCGGAATCGAGGCGCCGCCCGAGGTCAAGGTGCACCGTGAGGAAATCTACGCCCGCATCCAGGAGGAGAACCGGAAGGCGATGGGCGGACAACGTCCGCCGGGACCCGCCGAACCGGGCAAGAAGCCTTGAGCAAGGCGGCACGCCGGACCCGG is from Candidatus Eisenbacteria bacterium and encodes:
- the csrA gene encoding carbon storage regulator CsrA, with product MLVLTRKLGENIRIGDSVKITVLEVRSGQVKLGIEAPPEVKVHREEIYARIQEENRKAMGGQRPPGPAEPGKKP